A window of Peromyscus eremicus chromosome 23, PerEre_H2_v1, whole genome shotgun sequence genomic DNA:
GCAACAGGAAGCAAGAACACCTGACAAGGGACCGAGGGCGGGGGAGAAACTCTGGATAGGAGTGCGGCTGTGCAAGCAAGAGGGCCTGAGCTCGCAACCCCAGCCCCtggaaaaggccaggcatggccACTTTAGGaggtggtggagacaggaggatgtcgGAATTTTCAGGTTGACAGTCCTGCTGAAAAACACTGAACTCCAAGTTCTGTTTCAAAGGAATAAAGGGGAGAGCTATAGAGGAGGACACCAATgttgtcttcctctggcctccaagtgtATGCGtcaacacacatgtgtacatctctctctctctctctctctctctctctctctctctctctctcacacacacacatacacactcctctgatctcagcaaggaagacagagaaaattaaTGGAAAACACTCAGGTTCTGAATGCATCCCATATCTGTTAACTATATTGAAGTGTTAAAGTGAGGGACAACCATGGGCTCTAAACCCAGTGAAACCTGAAAGCCAGAGAGTCAGTCCCATTGTGACAGTTAGCTTTAATTGTTACCCTGACATAatccagagtcacctgggaaaagagTGTGAATGAGGGACTTCTTACATTGGGTTGTTTTGTGAGCTTGTgtgtgggggattgtcttaatTGACAGATGTGGGAatatccagcccactgtggatggcaccCCTCCCTGGGCAGGGGTCCTAAACCGTGTGAGTGGGGAaactgagctgagcaccagcaagCGAGGGAGtgagcatgcaggcacacattTTTGTCTGTTCCTGACTGTTGATGTGATGTGACCAATTGTCTCAAGCTTCCACCATCCTGACTGTCCTGCGGTGATGGACCGTCAGCTGGAATGTGAGGCAAAATACGCCCTTTTCTCCCTTGAGGTGCTTTTTgtcagagcattttatcacagcaacagaaatgaaactaggagACACATGGAAGACGAGGAATCTCAGAGCTTTGTCAACACACTAAGGCCAACAGGCAGGAAGAGGAGCTGGCGCGAGCCTGAGACAGGTCCGTCCACCTGTCAGAAGAGTATGGGAGCAGAAGCTGAGGTGGGCTGGTTCTCAGCTGGCAGTGCACGGGACTGCAGACTTCTTGCAGATCCAGAACTTTTGAAGTTCACATTTGGAGTCATTCCAGCCATCCCCAGCGAATTCCACACAGTCTTCTTCCCCAATGTTGTTGGGCTCTCCTCTATTCCAATACTTCTGGAATCTGGATAGTCGGTCAACAACACGTTAGTCTGCTGCAGTGGCATGCTGCCAACCACGTTCTTAgcttcctggaactcaatgtCTCACATCCCCCAGAATGCATATGGTGGATGGGCCTTGTTCTGAATCCAGGGACACACCAGagtagggtggctttgaattctgACTCtagttatattttatattgagAGAGCATGGTTTTCAAATGTAAACCAACCAATCCGGACTCCATTACTGGGTTCTTGCACTCTGGACCACAATGCACCTGCCCCATGCCAAGCACCAGACAGCTAAAGGTCAGGACCCTGAAATGGCAAACTGATAGATACTAGGCCTGTCTCTCCTGTTCCTCTGCATGGACACCAAAGTAAAGGCTCTTTCCATTGTGTGTCCTTCCTGTATATTCTGGCTTATTGTGGTTCTTTCCCATGATCTCTTGTCATGCTGCAGGATCTGGGAGCATCTTTATAAACTACCTTTAAGCTATCTTTGtcctcccttccatttcctcccctaccccctttccccttccttcctccccatttacttcctttttacttttcctttccaaaaactttttgagacagggtctcacgtatcccaggctggctcagagttcaatatgtagctgaagataacattgaacttctgattcttctcctggtaactcccaagtgctggggttacaggcatggaccacaTACCAGATTAcaaagtgctggggattgaacctatggCTCCATCATGCTACGTATAAACACACTTACGTGTCCAACCCAGCACGCCATCTTCCCTTGGTTAAAGTCCCCTCACCCGTGGCCttgctttattttgtattttatattactATCCTGCATTAAAACCCACACCCCTCGGGGGAGCTTCTCTTGCTGCTTTCCTGGGGGGATTTGCTGCTTTTCTGTCTGTGCATGGGTAGGGAGATCTCCTTCCATCAGCAAATGTGGGCAGCACTTATTCCTAAGGAGCCAGGGAGAGGGGAGTGAGCCCCAAAGACAGTTCAAGTCAGAGCATCAAAGACCTGTCTCCACTCCACTCTAACGGTTGTTCCCTTCTCCTGGATCTACCTGGATGACAGAGGTGAGCCATCCACCCACAGCCATGTGGCTTCCTTCTTCAGGTCTGACAGCCCCATCCAGGTTGGTCCTTTAGCCTTAGAAGTCTGCTGCAGGAAGGtctggaggggaagaggaggagagtcaGGGAAATCTCTTCTCCCCACTTTCAGCTTGTGCCTCCCCAAACTCTCTCAGGAAGTTCTATTTGCAATCCcacctttccccttcctctttttcaGGCCATGGGCACTCATGTATGCTTAGACGATATTAGCTATTTTTATGTCTGGAGACTATGGGCACATGCACTCTGGCACAGGGTGGTACCCAGCTGGCTGGAtgtggaggcacacgcctttaatctcagaactccacaggatctctgtgagttccagatcagccatggctactgagtgagaccctgtctaaaacacaataacattatatttaaaaaaggaaatacacaGCTGACCTCTCCACCCACATCTGCTAATGTTGCAGGGTCTCTCTTAAGAATTTTGAGTAAGTCAATAGAATTTCCTCATGACTGCCCTTAATGTGCTGGAAGCAGATCATACTAATTCATGTTCGCTTAAGATGTatggtgaggggggcgggagggaggagaacaagggaatctgtgcctatatgtagaacttaattgtattgcaaaataaataaattataaaaaaaagtagTACAGttgaataattttatataatatatgaaaaaataaagtaatatttcTCCTTAAAAAAAGATGTATGGCCCTTCTTTTCAGTTCTTCAGTGACACTTCATTATAAATTTGATATTACCCACGGTGAGAATATTTACACCTGGGGAATTGGCAAGCACGTTGTGTGTGAGAgttgtgtgtctatatatgtatgtatgtgtgtttacctcatatgtatatatgggtatgcatgccacagcacatacgTAGAGGTTAGGGGACAACTTGGggttagttctttctttccaccatgggggaccaaactcaggtagccaggcttgacagcaagcaccttcacctgctgagccatctcaccccattcctcccttttctttGGATTTGAACCTCAAGCTTGTGATGCAGCCCCAcaccaggtctttttttttttttaatttgaattgtGTCTACTTGTATGTCTGTTTGGATGGGTTATGCATATGCCACAGTGCAGGTATgtctgtcagaggacaacttaaaagagtcagttgtctccttttaccatgtggggcctaggaattgaactcaggctgtggggctcagtggcaagcacctttgtcTCCTGAGCTATCCAATCAGCCTGCATACCAAGACTTTTGTCTCTCAGAGAGCAGGTGGCTAAATACTGACCAGCACAGAGATGATATCTACTGCATTTCAGGTGTCTCCCAAACACTCACAAATGTTTAGTACATGATTCTATGCCGAGGGCTTGGGATCCCCCCATTTCTACTCGTTACTTCTTTCCCTCACGTAACTCTGGCAAACTATCTTAATCCCGGGTGATCAGGAGCCAGGTGTACAGACAGACCAGGGCGGCATCCCACCAGATGTACCTGCTCTTCATCACTTTCGATGATGACCAGCTGAGCCTCCACTTCCTGGCAAGCCTTGACGGCATTGTTCCAGTTCCGCTGGGACTTGGAGAAGAAGTAACAGTTTCCTAGGAGGAACGTCCAGTCCCAGGGGCAGGGGCGGCACAGGCGGACTGTTGGGGAAGTGGGTTAGGATGTACTCACACCTGGATGTGTTCCTGTGCCTGCTTAGCCTTCAAGCTCTCCAGAGTCAGGGCCCTCCCATGACACAGCCATGTTGCCAAACCACTTCCTTTCCATTTCTGTGCCCCTCTGCAACTCTAGGGGAACCCGGGAGTCCCCACTTCCTCCAGACTGGAAGAAGTAGAACCTTAGAGCTCAGAACAGAGGCCAGGAGACGGCTTTGTAAACactgagtgcctactgtgtgcacaGCCCCTGTTAACATCGAGTGCCCAGGTTCCTGTGAACATTTAGTGCTTGCTGTTTTCATGACCCCTGTAAATACCAAATGCTAATTCAGAGGAGGGAACTGAGGTCCAGCGATGTCTGAGGACCCACAGTAAAGACTGCCTGAGGCCCTGAGGCCTCTGGTCTCTGTTCACTCACGGAGTTCAGTCTTCATCTGCACCAACTGCTGGTAGATCTTCTCCTGCTTAGAATCATTCTGCACCTGGAAGCTAGGGATCCTGGAAACTGGGCCAAgaaaaaagagggggaactgcCATTATTAAACAACTACAGTGTGCATTGACTTGAGATGGGTCCCCAGGGACATAATGccatttctcttttgagacagatctcactCTGTTGCCAAAGGCTCTCAAACTCCTGGGCATAAGGACGAATCAtcgctcagtttcctaagaagctTGGacttcaggcatgtgccacagccCAACGTCGGGGACTTCCTCCCCTTTGAAGATTAGGACACCTAACACCCAGGAGACTTGGCCCCATTTCCTCTTCTAGATGGTGAGAAGTAAGGGCTTAGAGCTCAGAACAGAGGCTTAACTGAGTGCCTACTCTGTGCATAACTCCATGAACATTGTGTGATGACTCTTCACAGTCCCTGTGATCATTGAATGCCTACTGTGTGCACAAATTCAGTGAAGATAGAGTCCCTACTGTGTTCATGGCACAGCTGATGTTAATGTGATTGGATCTGGAATGAACCAAGAGACACTTCTTGGGACAGGGAGGTGAGGGTATTTCCAGGAAAGAGTAACAGGACAGGGAAGACCCGCACCTAGTGGGCAGCACCTCGCAGTGCTGGCCCAGACATGCCAAACCAAGGGAAAAGCAGGGCTGCAGCTGTCTGTCCATCTTCCCATCTACCCTGTTATTGTTGCTGGTGTTTTGCTGATATTGATCCAGCTCCTTCAGCCTTTCATTTGACCTGAAGGTctgtggctctccaggaatcctccaggccctCAGACTGGGACTCTGAGGCATCCAGATGTGTGGAATGGGTGACTAATGGGTTCTCGGCCTTTTGATAAATATTCATTCTtggagtctgttcttccagagaagcTGACCAGTGCAGGCTTTGTAAAtattgagtgcctactgtgtaTATGGTCCCTATGAACactaagtgcctactgtgtgcctggcCCCTGTAAACAGTGAGTACTTATTGCGTGTGTGCTCCCTAAAAACACTGACTGCCTAGTGTGTGCATAAAGTTTCTGTGAACATAGAATACCTAGTGTATGCATGGTCCCTAAAACACTGAGTACCTCCTGTGTGCTCCTGTGAACATTGAGTGCCTAGTGTATGCTTAGTCCTTATGAACCCTGAGTACCTAGTGTATGTATGGTCCCTGTCAACATGGAATGCCTACTGGGTGGTAAACATCAAGTGCCATCCTTGTCACCTGTGGCCTCAATTcacaggtgaggaaactgaggcacaaagagcTCTGCAGGACCTCTAGTTTCTCACTCACGGAGCTCAGTCTTCAGCTGCGTCAGTTGCTCAGAGATCTTCTGCTGCATGGACTCATTACATCCCTGGGAGCTGGGAATCCTGGAGACTgtgccaagaaaaagaaagaactgctTTTATTAAATACCTCCTGTTTGCCATGAACTGCACTGGGTCCCTGGGGGTCTTACATGGTGTTTTATGGACCAGACTGTGTCACAGATTGTTACAAATTGCCTGGCACAAATGAGCACTCcctttctacttcccaagtgGCTAGGACTGCAGGCACAGGCCACTGCCCCAGCTTCTGCGATGGCTTCTCATTGATGTCTTGTTTAATCTCCTTTGAAGACTGAGAAACTAAACACCTAGAAGAGTGTCTAGTCCCAGGGATGGGGTTAGTCAGAATGAACCCACACTTGGATGCCTATGTGCCTTTTTGGCTCAACCTTCAGGCTGTCTGGAGTGAAGATCTTCCCTTGACACAGCACCCTGGGGGACTattcccttctctgcttcctaaatccctccccaaccccaggaAAGCCCAGGAGTTCCCATCCATCTCCTTCAACTTAAAGCTCAGAACAGACACCAAGAGATTGGCTTAattgagtacctactgtgtgtaCAGCACTTTGAACATTGAGTTCACattgtttatattaatattaagAACCTCTGAACATTAAGCGCCTAATGTATGCAAGGTGCTTGTGAGCACTGAGTGGCTACCCTGTATACAACTCCTATAAACtcaagtgcctactgtgtgcacaGTCCCTGTAAACAGCAAATATCATCCTTGTTGTTTGTTACTCTGTGGTTCCAATTcacagatgaggacactgaggctcagagaggtctgATGGCTCAAGAAAATTGACCCTACAGAGACCCAAGGCCTTGGATCTCTAGTTTCTCACCATGGAGTTCAGTCTTCAGCTGTGCCAGTTGCTCAGAGATCTTCTGCTGCATGGACTCATTCTGCCCCTGGGAGATCGGGATCTTGGGCACTGTGCCAAGAAAAAAACTGCTATTATTaaatacctactgtgtgccatgATCTGCACAGGGTCTTTAGGGACattgtgtcattttaaaaatgtgtgtgtgtgtgtgtgtgtgtgtgtgtgtgtgtgtgtgtgtgtgtgtgtgtgtacgtttgtgtatggaggtcagaggacagcttgtaggagtcagttctctccttctgtatgTTTGAGGGGTTGAATTTAGGTCACCAGTCTTGGAAGCAAGTACTTTTATCTGCTAAGCTTCTGCACCAGTCAAGTGGCATTTTATTTTGTAGATAAGTCTCACTTGGTGTCAGCACTTCTCAAACTCCTGTGGATCAATGGCCATCCCTCCCTCATCTTCCCAGTAGCTCAGACTGAAGGTAGGTGCTGCTAGTCCAGCACCTAGGACAGTTTCTGATGGGTGTCTTGTTTAATCTCCTTTGAAGACAGAAACTGAG
This region includes:
- the LOC131897842 gene encoding CD209 antigen-like protein B; protein product: MVSGTRCSSKSSRLQSNSGIKNLAGCLGHSPLVLQLLSFLFLAGLLLIILVQVSKTPNTQGQEESKLEEIYQELTQLTDKLLPKIPISQGQNESMQQKISEQLAQLKTELHVSRIPSSQGCNESMQQKISEQLTQLKTELLSRIPSFQVQNDSKQEKIYQQLVQMKTELLRLCRPCPWDWTFLLGNCYFFSKSQRNWNNAVKACQEVEAQLVIIESDEEQTFLQQTSKAKGPTWMGLSDLKKEATWLWVDGSPLSSRFQKYWNRGEPNNIGEEDCVEFAGDGWNDSKCELQKFWICKKSAVPCTAS